The genomic window CTCTGAGAATGAAGCATCGAGACTCAGTCAGCCCCTAGTCCCTCACTTCTAACCTGTCGTGGGCCAGTCTCGACAAGCACCCCTCGGTGCTCACCCCCCCCTTTAAAAACCCGCAGGTGCGTGCCACATGCCGCTTTTGCACGCTgcgccctcccccaccagccccgTATCAATATTCATTTCATGTCAACGGAAGCGCAACCAGCAGGCCCTTTTCTGGACACACACGAGTAAATACTCTGCCCCCTTACACCCCACTTGCATCTAGTGCTGTTACCGTATGGCAGGGAATGTCCTCGAATGAATGCCTGCCTCCCTGGGCTCATATCCTGGCTTCACCTCTTCGCCACTGGCTCTGGCCAAGTGCCCTACTtgtctgtgcctcggtttccccatctggaacATGGGGATAAGAGGAGAGCCCACCTTGCAGGGCTGTCAGGGGATACGCTGAGTAAAGGGCCATGAAGTGCTTGGGACAGCCCCTGGCCCAGGGTGAGCACCTTGTAAACATAAACTGTTATTCTTCCACTTGGGGAATGTAGTAACAGATCGAGCCGCCTACTGAGGGACACTGATGTTGCGGCTGGTGTCTGGGGGTTACGGCCAGTGTGGTCCGCAGAGGGCATCCAGGCGCACGGTTGTGAGGGCGTCTGTAAGATAGGTCCCTAGAGGTAGCATTGCCGGGCCAGAGTGGGGGGTGTGGCTACCCAGTGTGGTGGTCAAGAACACAGAGAAGACTTGGGTTCACATCCCCGCGGTGTGACCTGGGCCAAATTATCCACCTTCTCAACAAGCATCCATTGAGCACCTACCACGGATGTGAGCTGGTGgaagggcgggggcagggggtggggggaatggggagcAGCTGTGAACAAAATGGAACCAACGTCTCTGCCTTCAAGCACACCTCCTACCGGGAAGGCAGACAGAATCAGTGGGGTGAGGTCTGTGCAGACGTATCAGAGGGGTAGGGGATAGGGAGGTCTGCAAGGGCGGACACGGCCGCACACAAGCCTCAGGTTGTAAACAGATCTTCTCCCTGAGAAGATGCTTTTGAGAAAGACATGAGAGAGATTAAGGGGCCAAGCCAACGGGGTGGCAGGGGGAGGTAGGAGCAGGGCTGTTGCTGGGGCTGAGTGAGCGAGGGGAGTGagcagagagggaacagaggcGACAGATCCTGCGGGGTCTGGTGGTCAAGGTGAGGACTTGGCCTTTTCACCGAGCCACGGGAGGGACGTGACGCTCAGGTGCTGATGGGCGCCCTCTGGCGGCCGCGTGGGAACAGAGCGCGGCGAAGGCTGAGCCCGCGGCCCAGGCGGGAGAATCGGGTGACGGGGCCCGCTGGTCGCGGAAGGAGTTACAAGTGGTGGGTTCGGGGATACATTTGAACGGTGGAGCCGCCAGGATTTGGTGGCAGGATTGGATGAGGATGTGAGAGCGAAAGTTGGGCGAGGGGCAACTCCATGATTCCTGACCGAGCAAGTGGGAGGATGTAGTTAAGGTGGGGAAGACGAAGGGGAGCAGGTTGGGGTTGGGGAGAAGGTCCGGAATGTGGTTGATGGACCTGTTATGTGTCCGTTGTCATTCTCACATCCAACGGGGAGTttcaagaaggcagctgtctgttAGAAGGGCCAGCGGGAGACACAAAGGTGCTTCGGGGGTGGATAAAAGTCGAAaggcagagaaagtgaaaaaggcCTCTTTctgggcggggagaggggcgctggggtgggcGGCCCCGACCCTGTAGGCGCCCGGGACCGCAAggctgtgagccagggagggtcgGCACCTGAGGTCGCCCCTTCCGCCCTCCCAGGCTGTTCCCCCTGCAGTTCGTCCAGCTCTTCGTCCACGACGAAAGCCGCTGGCAACTCAAGGTCAAGTTCCGCACAGGTCGCGCCTTCTACCTGCAGCTGCGGGCCCCACCCGAGACCCGAGACCGCGAGTTCGGCCAGTGGGTGCGGCTGCTCTACCGCCTGCGCTTCCATTCGGCCCAGGGAGCCGTGCCCTTCACGCAGGAGTACCCGACGCTAGAGGAAGGcgaggaggaggacgacgacgaCCAGGACGAGCTGACCGAGCGGGAGgcggtgcgggggaggggcagggggtgggcggGACTGGGGCTGGGTTTCGGGTCGGAGGAGGAGGCAGCCGGGGAATTTGGACTAGTCTGAGGGACAGGCTGGGGACCTAGGCTCCTGAGTGTGAGGGGGGACCTGGGGGCCTGGATGCCTGTGTTGAGAGTGGCAGGAAGGCCCAGACTCCTGAGTCCTGAAAGGGTATGAAATCTGGGTGCCGAGACCGCAGGTTCTCAAGGCAGGGCAGGGTCTGCAGGGCCTTGGGTCCACGAGCCCCTTGGCCACATAGTTTCCTAATcggcaccccagcccccagcctctctccccttgACCTGCTGCGGTGGAATATGGGCCGGAACACCTGGGCCCTGAAGGGCTGGGGTGGGCCAGACTGGGTGCCCAGTTCCCTGTAaggccagggggaggggaagggccccCGTCCTTGAAGAAGGGGGCATTGAAACCCGTGGGGCCTCTTCCTCTGGAGacaccccactccccccaccttccAGATAAGCaccgagccccccccccacccacccaccccaaacTGCCGGTACATCTGCAGGTCAAGGCCTCtgagacactctctctctctcatacccAGCTTCAAGCCACGGAAGCCAGACTTGACCCACAGACCTCTGAACTCTGGGGACTCTGATTCCTCCACTAGGCTTTGAGGTCACCAAAGGACCAGAGATCAAAGTACCCTACGTCGGGGCCAGAAAGATGAATTATTAAAGTTAATAAAGATCGGCCACTTAAGAACCAACAACCAGGTCCTGAGCAGTTTTGCCATCGTCACCGATCCAACATGGCTGCCTTACAGAGTAGCTTTGCCAGTATGGCCGCCTCAGCCCGGTGCTCGGCCCGGCGTGTGGCTCCTGGGGCCACCTCGAGACCCAGTGCCCACCATTCCGTCCGTCATGGCTACCTCGCCAGAGTAGCCTTCCCCATCCGGCCTTTGGCTCCTCTTTAACTCACTGTAGCTGCCACTGCAGGGCCAGcctgcctccccactccccctcccccgcagctAGTCCGAGGGGGGCGCCTCCACGGGGGTCTTGATCCACCTGTGACTTGTCATTGCCATAGCAACACGCTGGCGGCCCCGAAGAAGCCGTTCCAAGATGGCAGCCTCAGGGATGCCTCATCACGGTTGCCATTCCCACCTGGTGTCCCGGTCACCCACCCCCAGGCGACTCACCCCCtacaggaagagggaggcagggctaCGGATTCAAGAAGGACAGACACGTGCAGGTTGTAGACAAGACTATTATCTTCTCAGTGGTAATTCTGGGAAGGGAAACGGCGTTCAGGGAGGCCCGTTAGGACTCAGCAGCCAATAATCGTGACAGGTGGAAGACAGGGTCTCACTGTGGCACTGTGGGAAAACGAGAAAAGAGTGGGCAAGGAGGGCTGGGCTTCCCGAACGCGGGcgcccacccccaggccccttTGCCTGCTGGCCTGGCTTGGCCACCAGGGGGAGCATCAAACCAGTGTCACGGTGCCTGTGATTACTATAGCTCTGAACCCCAAACTGGAATGTTCTGATCAGAGATTTCTAAGCAGCTGCTGGTGACAAGTCGTCATGGAAATCATAAAGCAGGGATATCGCCAAGCCGACTCGATAATTCATAAAGGGGACAGCAAAACATCAGAAACTGGGTCAGTCTGGAAAAGCGGTGTTTCAGAATGACAGCCAGGAAGGTCCTGCAGGGGTGGTGTCTCGCTGAGCCCTTGTTAAAGGGTCTGCAGCCACTCCTGTCTGCTGGGCTGTCATCGGGGCCAGGGGGAGTCACAGCTGGGGAGGGACCCTGGGAGCCTGTATTAACATCAGCCACAGCTGAGGGACTTGGGTAGCAGCCTCTCCAGGGAGCCTTGACTGGCAGATGTTTGATGGGCTGGAGCCCAAGGCAGAGGAGGCAAGGAAGAGCGTTCCGGCTAGAGGGAACGGCATGTGCAAAATCCCAGGAACAAGAGAAAGCGCGGCCAGTCCGTCTGCCAACAGCTCGGTGTGGCTGGAACAGTACTGAGGAAACTAGGGTTATGTGAGGCCAGAGAGGCGCATGGGGGAACAGGTACAGGACCACGGACACCAGGCTGAGGGGCTGAGGGGCCACTGAGGAGGGCCCCGAGCAAGGGGCGGGGCAGGCCAGCCCGGGTAGAGCGCCCGCTGGGGCCCTGTGGGAACTGGGCtggagggagagatgggaggccgggaggccagggaggaggctgagCAAGAATTCCAGAGGAAGGGGTGAATGGAGctggggctgtggggtggggaggaggggcaggagggacagagccTGGAGAGGAGAGGCGTTTTTTCTGGACACCCACAGCTCCCGGTCCTCTGCCGGTACCCGGGCTGTTTCTGGCTCTCGCCCGCACATCTCCCCACGGAGGCCCGGGCCGTCAGGGCCTTGGCGACAGTCTGCTAGCTCTTCCCCACCTCGTCCACTTCTCTGTCCTTCAGCAACTTTGGGAAACCCTCAGACGACTGCCCCGGCTGGATCAGGTGCTCCCCGCCTCCACCCCTACAGTGCCCTGCGCTCCGTCCAGTCTGGCACATTCACCCTGCGTCGCTTTTGTGGGGCCTGAGTCCGGGTCCCCAGTCACACGGCCAGTGGCCCGGGGCCGACTCAGCTGCGATCTCACTCCGCTTGGCGCGGGGCCTCCGGGTGCCGCTCGGGAGCGTGAGCGAGGGCCAGGCGGGCGGGGGGCTCACCTCGGACTTCCAGCTTGCACTCGGCCAGGGCCTCCCCCAGCTCGTTGACAGCCCTACAGGAGTAAGTGCCCGCGTCgaagggggaggggcggcggaTGTTCAGCGTCAGGACTCCCTGGTAGTTGGTCATCAGGAACTTGGGGTCTTCGCGGATTTCCATCTTGTTCTTCATCCAGACCACCTTCGGCTGTGGAGCAGAGCGGGGGAAGAGGCCAGCTTAGAGAAGGCCCCAGGGCGATGGCAAAGTGGGCTTCGGATTTTGACTGGATGGCCTGGAACTAGTCGTCTCTCCTCTCGGACCCTCAGTCTCCTCTTCTGCGGGAGGCAGAGCTCCCTCTTAGTCGCGGCCCACAGGACGCTACACGATGTGGCCCCATTACTCGTCTGCCCTCACCtccggcccctccctgccccctgctccatTCACGCTGGCCTCCTCGCTGTTCCTGACGCCGACCAGACAGGCCACCGCAGGACCTTGGCACTGGCCGTTCCCTCTCCCAGTGTTGTTCTTCCCTCCTCTTGCACCCGGTCAGCGCCTGCTAACTTTTCAGGTCTCAGCTCCCACGTCCCTTCCGGCCCCTAGGCCGCGGCGGGAACGCCGGCTTTCCACTCGCAACTACCCGCGCTTCTCCGCCACGCCTGCCGCCCTTTATAGTTCTTTAGCCGTTTGCGTGACTTTGGATTCATGTCGGTGTCCCCCCAACACCCGGAACTTCTTGTCCCATTCCCTAGCACACAGCCTCTGAAAACGTGCGTTGAAAGAATAAGCAGACCGGATGGGTGAGCGCTGTGAATAAGCAAACGGAGTGAATACATGAACCGAGTAAATGAATGGATCGGTAGGTGAATAAACGAgcggaatgaatgaatgaatgaatgagtgcggTTGGCGAACAAAGCGGGCGATGGAGAAGGTGAGCTCGTGAGTCCATGACATGCCTGCGGGGGCTGAAGCCAAAGACTCGGAGACCAGAAGTTGGCAGACTTCACGTGCCAGGGGCCAGGCGGTCAGTGCTTCAGGCTCTGCGGGCACCGTGGTCTCCGCGGCCCCA from Panthera tigris isolate Pti1 chromosome E2, P.tigris_Pti1_mat1.1, whole genome shotgun sequence includes these protein-coding regions:
- the FAM71E1 gene encoding protein FAM71E1 isoform X3; protein product: MGRGVAMMRGHETNPAPGGAGGMTAFPTGRPGRLQRHLLSGEFDQLRDFPIFESNFVQVTRLGEVANKVTMGVAASSPALELPDLLLLAGPAKDNGRLQLFGLFPLQFVQLFVHDESRWQLKVKFRTGRAFYLQLRAPPETRDREFGQWVRLLYRLRFHSAQGAVPFTQEYPTLEEGEEEDDDDQDELTEREALQATEARLDPQTSELWGL
- the FAM71E1 gene encoding protein FAM71E1 isoform X2 translates to MGRGVAMMRGHETNPAPGGAGGMTECPLVPAFPTGRPGRLQRHLLSGEFDQLRDFPIFESNFVQVTRLGEVANKVTMGVAASSPALELPDLLLLAGPAKDNGRLQLFGLFPLQFVQLFVHDESRWQLKVKFRTGRAFYLQLRAPPETRDREFGQWVRLLYRLRFHSAQGAVPFTQEYPTLEEGEEEDDDDQDELTEREALQATEARLDPQTSELWGL